The Fusarium falciforme chromosome 8, complete sequence region CGGTTGAAACGGACAACTGCATCTCCTGCTCCGGCATCCATGCTGAGAGAATGGGGAAAGGCGTTGGTGGCCATGGCGCGTGATTCGTGGTGGACTGCAAGGACGGTTCGGAGGGTCCTGGTTTGATCGTCAAGCGCGAGGCCATCGCGCACAGTCCAGACGAATGCGCTGGCCGCATCTGGATGCCTAGCGGTTCCATATGAGATGCTGAAGTCGAGAACACGGTGTCGCGCGCGTAGTTCTGGACAGAACAGTTCCCAGATGCGTTGGCGCAGTTCGATTGGTAGGCGACAAAATTGCGGGAAATGGGCTTTTGTCGAGCTTGGAACGCCTCGATCTAGCTCGTCTTCGTCAGAGGACTCCTCGCTGGACTCGTCCTCACTGCCCTCGGCGGCCATTGTGTCGAGTAGGCCACCGCCATCCGAGTCATCGGAGCTGCCATCATCAGAGTTGTCATCAGAGTTGTCATCATCAGAGTCGTTTTCGCTCAACTCCTGGTCGCTCGGTCTCTCATCGCCGTCGACATGATCATCCGAGCTTTCATCGTCGATGGGAGATTTGGCCATTTTGTTGAGTGCGCTGCGAGGTACCCGGGGCGCGTCAAGCCACGCGTGGAAAAGTTGCGATGCTGAGGTTCGCAGCTGGGGCGTGATCACGTGAGCGAGCTTCAAAATTCACGTGATTTTGCGAGATGGATGCAGGGAGGGGATGGCGGCCTCATCAGGCATTCAAGCTGTCACTGCACCCCTCAATTTCGTCGCATcgtttcttcatcttcgtccaTCGCCTCCTCAACTTTCGCATCATGCACGTTCCAAAACCCATACGATCCATACGTAAACATGACATTTCGGCATTTCGTCTTCCCCCGAAGACCCATTGTTTGAGGAGGCCCTGACTAATCGGTTAGCGATCCAACCCTGCATGCTCGCTCATCGACTCAGGCTTTGTCATGCATCCACCGCCCGAATAGCTTCGCGCTATTCCCCCGCGTCGGCCGCCTCTGATTCGACCCATCCCGTTAAGGCTGAATCTTGCCCGGCCTTGGCATTCCCCGACGCGCCGAAGTACAGTGAGTTGAAGGTGGCAGACGCAGTCAAGGTTCAGATTGGTAAGGCCCTGTAATCAGGCCTGTAGGCAAACGGCGCGCTACGCACCAACCGAGGGCGCCAGTGCAATCATCACCACCGTGTCATGGAGCCTGATGgaggtataaaaaaaaggatcGCTGGCTCCTTGAGTAGCTGTTTTATCTAGCATCATCAAATACCAGCTTCGGCATCTTCAATCGCATCTATTCCACATCCTTTTAACCGCAATCATGCCCAAGATTCTCACTGTTTTTGGCGCCACTGGCAACCAGGGTGGTTCTGTTGTTCGAGCCATCCTCAACGACCCCGCTCTCTCCAAGGAGTTCAGGATTCGTGGCATCACCCGTGATGTTTCCAAGCCAGCTGCAAAGGACCTCGCCTCCAAGGGTGTTGAGGTTGTCTCTGTGAGTGATCAATTACATTTTATCTAATTTACATAATTCTAACCCAGCGTTCAGGCCGACATGAACACTCTTGAGCAGGCTGCCCCCGCCGTCGAGGGCGCCCACACTGTTTTCCTCGTGACAAACTACTGGGAGACTGAGAAGGGCAACGGAGAAGTTGCCCAAGGAAAGGTTGTTGCCGATGCTTGCAAGGCTGCTGGTGTCAAGCACCTCATCTTCTCATCTCTTCTCGACACAAACAAGATTAGCGGAGGTCGCCTCACCCACATCAAGCACTTCGAGGGCAAGGCCGAGATTGAGGAGTACATTCGACAGATTAACGTCCCCGCCACTTTCGTCCTCCCTGGATTCTTCATGTCGAACCTGTTTACTATGATCCGCAAGAACGAGGAGGGTGGCTACGCCTGGTCTCTCCCGGTCTCGGGCGACAAGGCTCAGGTGCCTCTGTTCAATGCTGGTGACGACAATGGTGAGTTGAACATGACACGAAGAGTAAAGAATTCCATCTAACAACTTTACAGGCAAGTTTGTCAAGGCTGCTATCAAGCACTTCCCTGACACCCTCAACAAGCGAATCTACGCTGCCACCGACTACTACACTCCCTCTCGCATCATCTCCGAGTTCTCCGAGGTTATTGGCAAGCCCGCCACCTTCAACCAGATTCCTTCAGATGCCTTCAAGTCCTTCCTCTCCCCTCACGTCGCCCAGGAGATGCTGGAGAacatgctgctgctggaagaCCCCGGCTACTACAACAAGGCGGACCTCAAGGAGAGCGCTGACCTGTTGGACGACAAGCCCACCACGTGGAAGGAGTTTGTCCAGAAGTACAAGGCCAAGTGGGAATAAATATGGGGTTAACATAAAGAAGTTAACTTTCATCTAATGAATTAAATAAATGTTACCATACGACTGCATTATGTATTAGCTGCCACCAACTATAGTATGGAGCCTTGAAGGATTCTTAGCCTCAGTTGCAAAGCAATCTGGATGAGAAGACTGTCGGTCAAGAGACTCTTGTCGGCATAACACGATCTATTTGATATAGATGCAACAGTAGCGACATAATCAATTATTGCTCTATCAAGATAGCTAGGGAATATTCTGCTCTAAACTTCAAAACAAGGCTCCTTTATATGTACACACCAAACACACTCTATGTCCAGACTGTTGTTTCCCCATTAACAGGAAAATCGGCCCAGTTGTATTCAAAGACAGACCAAACTTGcttcctcttttcttctgTGAGTGTCCATTGTAAGTCGTACCTTTAAGTCATTAGTTAGGGCGCTCGAGGTGCTAAGGTCTAACATACCAATACTGAGCAATGCTATGGGGATTCGTAGCCATCGCACGCCAGAAAACGAGGCGGGGGGTGAGACGAAAGTTGTGCAGCTCTGGGTTGAAATCAGGTGCAATGTGTCCAATGTCGCTGTCCTCTGTCGGATACTCGTCTATTCGAGGGTCGACAAGATCGATAAGGGCCGCTGCTATACGTCCCTCATCATAACTCATCTTTCTTTTGTCGCAGGAGTAGTTTTCGAGATCGGGACCCGTTATCACAACATTTCCTAGACCGTCATGCCATCGATAGGCGTATTGAAAGTATTTGCCGTCGACTAGAGGTGTGCCATACAGGGCCATGAGACCGAGTGCGCTGGCGTAGCCCTCCGAGATCGATGTCGTCGTCAAGTCGTTAAGATTACAAAAGTTGTGCACTCCTCCAGCAAAGAGGGTTGCTTTCATTCGTGCCAAGTAATGGATAAAGTGCCCGTACTCATGTCCCATAGTCGCTGGGATCTCGGACTGGCTATCAGGGATACTGATATAAACCGGATCTGCTGTGGCATCCGAAAAGAAGGCACCGGAGGAAGGCGCTGGATACCAAATTTGGACTTGTGTCAGTTCACCGTCTCTGTTGGCGATCTCTTCCTTGACGTAGGATGAGAGGTATTCGTAGGCGTCAGCTACCCAGAGGGCCCGATTGTACTCGGTGTCCTCAAAGTTGACTGTGACTTCGATGGTTTCTCCTGCTAGGAAAGTCCACTGCTGCTTTGCTAGACTCTTGCGGATCTCGCTCTGTACAAAGTCCTCCGTTTCATCCCGTCGGGTTCCGATGGCGTAATGCTCGCCCCGGAGGATCACATAGAGAGTATTGGTAACAATCTTGTGGTTTTTTCCGATGCTGAAGGTAAAAGTCGCCTCTCCGTTGACATCTGTAAAGGCTATGGAAGACCAAGGTCCGACTCTGTATCCTTCGGGTTGCTCGAAGAGATCCGCATATGCTATGATTACCAGGTGGCGGAGTGGCATTGTCCGGCCCCAACGGTCCGTGAAGGTGAATTTGGCCTTGACGTATGCCGGTACGATATCGTCTCGAGCATCGAGAGATTTCTTGTCATGCTTTGAGTCACATGAACAGGAGAAGGATGGAGAGTGCTCCGCGTACACGGTGACCGTGTGATATACCGTCTCGGTGACAGGTTCACATTTCGATGGTGGGAATGACTGCGACTGATGGATTGACTCTTGAACAGGGACGGAAGGTTTCTCGGGTATAGGGGTATAGCTGGCTCCTGGGTTGGTACTGACAACAGGGTTTGGAGGCACCGTCGATGGGACTACTATTTGAGATGGTGTAGTTGAAGACACGGAGGGAGCCGTCTCGTTCTTCTCTTTCGGCTCCATGTGGTCGACTGGGACATAAACTCCCGGTGTAGGCTTTGTTTCAGCTACTGTAACGTTGTCGATGCCCATCGGGACGATGGCCTTTCTCTCCTCCACGATCTCGTTGTTGATGTGATGAGCGTGTTCCGAGATGTTGCGTCCTGACCACCATTCTTGTTCTCGGTTGTAGAAGAGGATGGCTCCGCCCGTCTCGACTGAATAACGACCACCACTCCCATCGTCGACGTTGACCAGAATGAGCAAGTCTTCCCAGCCGGTTGTGGAGATGCTGAATCGAAAGGTCTGTTCAAACTCTGGGTTTGCGCTCGTGGCTTGGACAACTTCGGTGTAAACCAATGTGCGATTATAGCCAGTTTCATTTGCCGGATAATATGGAGACGTAGAGAGGTCTAATGTGAACGAATCCGCCTTTGATGCTACACGATGGAAGGTGATGGGAACGCGGACGTCGAGGACCCTCTCGTGCTGGTTGAGGAATTCGGGAATGGCGAGGATCTGGCTCGCGATGATAGTGGCTCGCCAACCGACATTTGGCGCGGTTGCATGGACAGGAAATATCCATGCTAGCCACGCCAAAAATGCCACGAGATGCATCATTCCGGGGTGGTTGACAGTGGTAGGGCGGATGTTGAGCAAGGTCTGTCTGGGTGGGATTGACAGGGGGGAAGTCGCACATTTTTAAAATTGGCAGGCTATTGTAAGCTTAAACTTATGTTTTTTCAGCGATATGCAGCTGACATGTCGACGTCGCATGGGGAAGACTATCGATAGCCGAGCTGAGAGACGGAGTGAAGCCATCTCAAGCCGCTCATCGCTGGGCCACCACCATTGGCTAAACCAGGGCGCCTCCGAGCCCAGGATCGAGCACATTGACGGAAAAAGCCGCCCCCTACGGGAATATCTAGCACAGAAAGGGACATGTTTCAAGGGACTTGTGTGCATTTTGGGTCACAAGCCTCCGCCTTTTGTCGAGGCGCAATCCATCCCGCGGTGCTGGTGCCAAATAGGGCTGGTCTAGACCTGAGCTAGGGCGCCATCGAAACGGCGGAGTGAGGTGAATTCAGCCCTGTAGCCCCAAGCCAGTGAGCACAAAGCCGCTAAATGGCTGCTTTGGAAGGAGCCGGCATTTCAGCCCAGCTGGATCGAGAGCCAAGCCGGCAAATGAGATGCGCGGGGAATGACGTTGGGCACATGGGTTTGCTCGGCAGCAGAAAATCCCGAAGCCTCTTGCGGGAGGCTATGGGTCTGAGAGACTCTTGAGACGTAATAAGAACCTCAGATTCGGAATAAAGGATTCTATGTCGTCGTGTTTCAGGCTCGGGTCAAGCCTCATCTTGCTGCGCATGTCAGAGTATTTTTAGCAGTTTGAAGCACGCCTTGGCCAGATATGTCTACAGAACCTATGGTCTACTAGGCTTGAAAAAGCTCATGTGCTGTTGAGTTTCAGGTTTAAGAGGCTTGCCTTGTGCTCATGTCTGTGGTGCTGACTTTCCGCGAACAAATTGTCGTCTCAGCCTCCACCAGGCGTCTGCGTTTTCTTGAATGGTTTAGGTCATGTCAAAAATGGAAACGAGGCATGTAAGGTAGTTTGGGTAGACCCCGTATTATCGCGGAATTGAGACTGTGATTTGCCATCTTAGATATGATCCGAGCCGGGGACCAGAGGGGCAGAGGCGTGTCGGGCTTCACAGTTCGTCCACACGATGTGGTAAAGCAAAGCATCATAGACAGCTTTGTAAGAGTAGTGGCAGGTATAATATGCACAGAATATTGACGGAATAAAGCTAGCAAGTGTCCCTTCAGTGTCTTGACACTTGATGCCTACCTCAGTCCTCCAGCCAGCAAAATCTCCTGTCCCGTCATATATCCCGTCTTTGCCATCCTTGTTTCGTGTCAGCAGTGGAATTTAGGGGTTGGCGGGAATTCTTACATTGTAACGACGTTTGCGACCTCTTCTGGCACTCCCAGACGGTGTACGGGGATACTAGCTGCGATGGCCAACCCGGGATCCTCCTCTCTCAGCGCCTCAAGATCAGTGTTTTTCTCCCATGTCCTGCACCTCGAGTCAGTAAAATTCTGTTTGTTGATGAGAGAATCCGTACTGTGACTTGGGAGTTGGTATCATGCCCGTGGACCCAATCAAGGCGGGAAGAACCTGTAGTTGGAGGCTTAGCACACTGCCAGggttgaggagattgagtTGTCTTACGATGTTGACGGTCACTCCCTCTGGAGCAAGTACCGTGGCGAGATTCAAGCCCATCGAGCTGTATTGATGTTTAGCATGCTGCAATCTCACTTCTGGAAAAAAAAACTCACCTGAGAGCTCCCTTGGTAGCTGCATAGTGGCATCCATTGATACCACCTCCTCGACTAGCAATGCTTCCAACGAGGATGACGCGGCCCCAGCCTTGGGAGCGCATGCCTGGGAGACATGCCTTAGTGACCACAAATTGGCTCCGGGCATTCACCTCCATAACTTCGTCCCAGTTGTCCTCCTCGATATTCTGGATATCGCGGATACGTTTTCCAACACCAGCATTGGCAACAAGGATGGACACCGCAGAATGTCTTCCAGCCACTTCACCATGGTTCAACACATTAGGAACAAGTGCCCTCGTAGCATCACGGTTAGAGAGATCTGCAGAAACACAGAAGAATCTCTGCTCTGGAAACGAAGCCTGAAGTTCAGAGGCCAGAGTCTGGGCCTTCTCCTGCACGTCGGGGGTGGCTTGTCAGCCCGGGTCTCGAACCAGGGATATCGGCCGAGCCAAGACACTTACTTGACTCGAAGAATAGTGCAAAGCTACGTCGCAGCCCTCGGCAGCCAGGGCCCTAGCACATGCGGAGCCAATGCCTCCAATGTGTGGATGTTAGCTGGGGGAGGGCCTACACACACATGACTACATGGAGAGGGAGGGGTAATACCTTGCGCCCGTTACGAGGGCCAGACGACCCTGAACTCGATTATCGACTGGCTTGATGTGATATGTCGTCATGGTAAACAGCTGTGAGATGTTGAAATATGAGAGCGGACATGTACTACCGAGATGAGAGCCGgataagaagaagcagacgaTGCACGAGGACCGAGTCAAAGCAACGACAGAGTGCGGGGTATTCTCGTCCGAAACTCCGATCCGCCGAAGCTATCCCCGGATTCCCCGCTAATAGCAAGGATCTCGAGAGTTTACTGAGACGACATGTTGCACAGCCACGATGAGAATGAACCATCTAGACAGATTGGGGTCATGGCACATGGGCTTCGAGATGTTGGATCGGGTGAAGCAGTGTGTTTTCTCGTTGTCTCTCGTTCATCTTGGACATGTCTTCCGAGTTTCGGCTATGTTGATTCAACTTGATCTTTCTGATGGCCAGTGAAGATAGATTTGAGATACCCCTCGATGAAACAGCTACCTGCTTAGCATACCAAGAGAGTTTGACCGATGATACCTGTTTGTGGAGTAGAGAGTCCGGGGAAATTAAGCTTAATTCCAGATAGCATCACAAACTAACGACGTCCAAGCATGCCTGTAGGGACCGGACGATGACAATCATAGCCTCGCAAATGGACCAGATCTATGCTGTCGTCGTCTCGCATCCCTGTGCTCGCGTCCGAACATTCCCGATCTCACAGCCCTGACAATCATCAAGATACCGAGATGTCTGCGTAGGGTCTACGTGCCCTCAAAGAGAGCGAGCCAGTCAAGAGGTTGGTTTCGGCGAGACAATACGCAAAAGAACCGGGATCTGGGCGGTTAGGTAACGAAATCCAATGCCAAGAGTCTGATGATGGTGCAGTCTGGGGTCCAAAGTGTCCACTATATTCCTGCCATGCGACGGTAACATGCGTGGATTAAAAATCCCTCGTCGGAATAGAGGAGACAGGGTCGTATTTTGGGTCCCTTTTCCGTATGTGCCAGCCTTTGTGATCGAACGTTTCCGGCCCAAGTGAAACTGAGGGGGGGCAATTCGGAGGGTATTTCTGTCTACCGAGCGGCGATCGAATCGTTGATGGTGGCACAACGCTGCTTGTATCTAGTTTAGCTGCGTAACAAGCGAATTAACTACCGCTGCTTAATTCTGACTCAATCTTGCCTCGGCATCCATTATCCACGTTTAATGGCCGGCGCGCGTAGATCTTTGTCCTCTTCGGGGTCGTCTACACCGAAGTTTGGATATCCCCGTCGTGTACCCTGATCCCAGCCCAGCGAGTCATGACCCTCTGGCGACCAACAGCTGACTTGGCGTAAGGAATACTCGTTCGAGGTTTTTATTATGTATTTTGATCGTGACTGTGTTGTATGAGCTATTAAGTCGACTACtgacttgggcttctctGGCCGATAAAATGGCCACCAAACTTTGCATAAGGCGCGATATAATACGTAGTCGTCTCGTTGCCGCCTCGCAAAGCCGCTGATCCCAACCCTTATTCTTGGCAGATCCACCAATGCGCTGATGATTACATGTAATACGCCGAGAGCGCAACACCATCCCACCTTGTCTAGAGGTCACGGATCACCAAGTCCAGTCCCAACTTCCCCGTGGGGAACCAGACCGGGGCGCGACGGCTGTTGATCATGGCCGTTTCAACTTGCATGGGTGGGCTTGAACCTTGTAGGCCTTGTGATGTCGTCGATGACTAGAAAAAGGGCCCGTATCCCCCCGCTGTGAAGAGGACAACAAGCATTGCTACACGTATTGCATCTTACACTCTTCTCAACAACGGTCTAAACCATCtgtcttctctcttctctacTCAATAAATGGGCTTCAATACTCATGCGTCGGGCACCAATGATCCGCCTGCAGTGCGGAACTGGCGTATCCATCTGATCGCCTTGGTAGCCAGCATGTCTGCGCTCGCCAGTGAGTCTATGACAGCATGACCCCCTGTGGTGTGTGAATGCTGAACTTTTGAAAAAGTGGGATACGACACTGCAGTTATTGGAGGCACAATGGCTCTTGAATCCTTTATCCGAGACTTTGGACTCGACACGGCCGATAAGACGGAGCGTGATACGCTTCAGGGCAACATTGTGTCGACGTTTCAAGCCGGTTGCTTCTTCGGTGCTCTCCTCACCTTCCCCATTGCTGAGAAATGGGGTCGCAAAAAGACCATCATCGGCGcagccttggtcttcttgctCGGCGGCACGCTGATGACGGCTGCCAATGGTAATATGAGCATGGTGGTTGGTGGCCGAGCCGTAGCTGGACTCGGAATCGGAGCCTCATCCCTGACTGTGCCTGTCTACATCGCCGAGACTGCCGTAAGTTGATTCATATCCTTGAAAAGTTCTGAATCTTACATTTATAGCCACCATCGATTCGTGGTCGACTTGTTGGTATCTTTGAAATTGCCTCACAGGGAGGTGGTATGCTTGGCTTCTGGATCAACTATGCCACCGATCGCACCATCGATGTCAACTCCAAGACGCAGTGGA contains the following coding sequences:
- a CDS encoding NmrA domain-containing protein — translated: MPKILTVFGATGNQGGSVVRAILNDPALSKEFRIRGITRDVSKPAAKDLASKGVEVVSADMNTLEQAAPAVEGAHTVFLVTNYWETEKGNGEVAQGKVVADACKAAGVKHLIFSSLLDTNKISGGRLTHIKHFEGKAEIEEYIRQINVPATFVLPGFFMSNLFTMIRKNEEGGYAWSLPVSGDKAQVPLFNAGDDNGKFVKAAIKHFPDTLNKRIYAATDYYTPSRIISEFSEVIGKPATFNQIPSDAFKSFLSPHVAQEMLENMLLLEDPGYYNKADLKESADLLDDKPTTWKEFVQKYKAKWE